The Staphylothermus marinus F1 genome has a segment encoding these proteins:
- a CDS encoding bifunctional ADP-dependent NAD(P)H-hydrate dehydratase/NAD(P)H-hydrate epimerase, whose translation MVITVNEMRVLETNTIGLGIPLIRLMEAAGKSVADTIASRISPKEADKTVVLMGRGGNGGDSLVASRYLASKGYHVEIVPAYRPELINHPDTRENYQIVSRMDSIIIHKPGTIDPIRNADIIIDGLLGTGVKGSLREPIKTLVEEANKTNAKLKLAIDTPTGLNPDTGEIHGVAFKADVTVTFHDVKPGLLKNPDITGEIIVANIGIPPEAQTYVGPGDVLYNIPPRKPDTHKGMAGKIAVIGGSYRFTGAPALSGLAALEAGSDLAFIIVPSSVRNIIASYSPELITLPYEGEYLEPRHVETILKYIEEIRPHVVVIGPGLGRLPETLEATKKIIDELLRRNINLVIDADALRTIEFGKTIFNGRTVLTPHRGEFKAFTNIALSGKPVEDMEKVVEAAKTLNATILLKAPIDIISDGYQIKLNKTGNPYMSIGGTGDVLTGIVASILAKTNNPFISACVGAYINGLVGDYLLHEKKTVSPINIIKTLNYVINNPLEIHVKTYLNK comes from the coding sequence TTGGTTATAACAGTTAATGAGATGAGAGTTCTCGAAACAAACACTATAGGATTAGGTATTCCTCTTATTAGGCTAATGGAGGCTGCTGGTAAAAGTGTAGCTGATACAATTGCCTCGCGCATCTCCCCAAAAGAGGCTGATAAAACAGTCGTATTGATGGGTAGAGGCGGAAATGGCGGTGATTCACTGGTGGCTTCTAGATACTTAGCTAGCAAGGGCTATCATGTAGAAATTGTTCCAGCATATAGACCCGAACTCATAAATCACCCGGATACTCGTGAAAATTACCAAATAGTTTCTAGAATGGACTCGATAATTATTCATAAACCTGGAACAATTGATCCTATTAGAAATGCTGACATAATAATTGATGGATTACTAGGTACAGGAGTTAAGGGCTCTCTTCGAGAACCTATAAAAACACTTGTTGAAGAAGCAAACAAGACTAATGCAAAGCTTAAATTAGCAATAGACACACCTACAGGCTTAAATCCCGATACTGGTGAGATACATGGAGTAGCTTTCAAAGCAGACGTTACTGTGACGTTCCATGATGTTAAGCCTGGTCTCTTAAAAAACCCTGACATAACTGGCGAGATAATTGTTGCAAATATTGGTATTCCCCCAGAAGCACAAACATATGTTGGACCAGGAGATGTTTTATACAATATTCCTCCACGCAAACCAGATACTCATAAGGGAATGGCAGGGAAAATAGCGGTTATTGGTGGAAGCTATAGATTTACTGGCGCACCAGCTTTATCGGGTCTCGCAGCATTAGAGGCAGGATCTGATCTAGCTTTTATAATAGTGCCGAGCAGTGTGAGAAATATTATAGCTTCTTATTCACCGGAGCTAATAACGCTCCCCTATGAAGGAGAATACTTGGAACCGAGACATGTTGAAACTATTCTTAAATATATTGAGGAGATACGTCCACATGTAGTAGTTATAGGTCCTGGTCTCGGCAGATTACCGGAAACACTTGAAGCAACTAAGAAGATTATTGATGAATTGTTGAGGAGAAACATTAATCTTGTAATAGATGCTGATGCATTACGCACAATAGAATTTGGAAAAACAATATTTAATGGAAGAACAGTTCTAACTCCCCATAGAGGAGAATTCAAAGCATTCACAAACATAGCCTTATCTGGAAAACCTGTAGAGGATATGGAAAAAGTAGTTGAAGCTGCAAAAACACTAAATGCAACCATTCTTCTCAAAGCACCAATAGATATTATTAGTGACGGGTACCAAATCAAGCTTAACAAAACAGGAAACCCATACATGTCAATCGGTGGGACAGGAGATGTCCTCACAGGCATAGTTGCATCTATACTAGCTAAAACCAATAATCCATTCATATCTGCATGTGTAGGAGCATATATTAATGGATTAGTAGGAGATTACCTCCTACATGAAAAGAAAACTGTCTCACCAATAAACATTATAAAAACTCTAAACTATGTAATAAATAATCCATTAGAGATCCATGTGAAGACTTATTTAAACAAGTAA